The Microbacterium sp. zg-Y1090 sequence CCTCGCCCTGGCCCTGGTGCTCGGCACGGCGGGTCTGCCGCACGTGCTGATGCGCTTCTACACGGTGCCGACCGCCAAGGAGGCGCGTCGCTCGGTGGTCTGGGCCATTTGGCTGATCGGCCTGTTCTACCTGCTCACGCTCGTGCTGGGCTACGGTGCCGGCGCGCTGGTCACGCCCGAGGTCATCGCGGCCGCTCCCGGTGGCGTGAACTCCGCAGCGCCGCTGCTGGCGCTGGAGCTCGGCGGGCCGATCCTGCTCGGGTTCATCTCGGCCGTGGCGTTCGCGACGATCCTCGCCGTCGTCGCCGGACTCACCATCACCGCGGCAGCGTCGTTCGCCCACGACATCTACGCCAACGTGGTGAAGAAGGGCAAGGTCGCACCCGACGCCGAGGTCAAGGTCGCGCGGCGCACGGTGGTCGTCATCGGTGTGCTGTCGATCCTCGGCGGCATCGGTGTGCAGGGTCAGAACGTGGCGTTCCTCGTGGCGCTGGCCTTCGCGGTCGCCGCCTCGGCGAACCTGCCGACCATCCTGTACTCGCTGTTCTGGCGCAAGTTCACCACGCGCGGCGCGGTGTGGAGCATGTACGGGGGCCTCGCTGCCGCCGTCATCCTCATCTTCCTGTCCCCGGTCTTCTGGGGCACGGAGACGAGCGTGTTCAAGGACACCGGTGCGGCGATCTGGCCCCTGAACAACCCGGGCATCGTGTCGATCCCGCTCGGGTTCTTCCTCGGTTGGCTCGGAACGGTCACCTCCCGCAAGCGGGAGGACCCGAAGCTCGCGGCCGAGATGGATGTGCGTTCGCTGACCGGCTTCGGAGCGGAGAAGGCGACGAACCACTGAGGTGAGTGGGCCGGGCGCTCCGCGTCGGGCCGGCGGCCCCGGGCATCGCGCCCGGGGCCGCTCATCGTGCGGGCGGCCTACACGCCCGCAGCCTTGCGGGGACCGTCGCCTGCGGCTGCGCTCGGGGCGGCGTCGGCTGCGGCACGCTCGCCCGCGTCGCCCGCGACGGCACCCTCCGCCGCGTCGCCCGCGACGGCACCCTCCGCCGCGTCGCCGGCGACGGCGCGGGCCTCGAGGTCGAGCAGAAGCCGCTTGGCGTGAGGATGCCCGCCGTACTCACCGATCGATCCGTCCGCCCGCACGACACGGTGCGCGGGGATCACGATGGAGATCGGCGTGCGTGCGCATGCGCTGCCCACCGCGCGATGTGCGCGGGGGTGGCCCGCTGCAACCGCCACGTCCCCATAGGAGGTGGTCTCGCCGTAGGGGATCTCGCAAACCGTCTGCAGTGTGGTGCGGGTGAAGCCGTGCACCAGGCGCCAGTCGATGGCGAGGTCGAAGGAGCGGCGGATGCCGGCGAAGTACCCCTCGAGCGCCGCCGTCACCGCGGCGGTGGCGGCCGGATCGTGCTCGGGCACGGCGCCGAGCTCGATGGTGAGCGCGGCGAGGTGATCGCCGGCGGGGGTATCGAGGATGTGGAGGGCGACGAGGCCCTCATCGCTCACCACGACGAGGGCCTCGCCGATCGGTGTCGGGTGCACCGAGTACGCGGTCGGGGTCATGCGCCCATCCTGGTCGTCCCGCTGCGTCCACGGGAGCAGGAGAGGAGATCAGTGGAGGGACACGGTCGAATCCGAGCCTGTGGAGGAGGCGATGGGCGCGCCATGGCGGGCAATACCGCGAAACTCGGGCCCGCGTGCGGGCTGACGGGTGGCAGCCGCTTAGTCTGGCTCGTGTGTGGCGAGGAGAGGGCAATGCGACGGTCGATGCCGCGGCAGCGGATCGTGCCGTGTCGGTCGCGCCCGGCGAGCTGGGGGTGGCGGAGCCCGGAGTCGCCGTGACGCACGTCGCAGAAGGTGAGCGTGCCCGCCTGCGCCGCGAAGCGGCGGAACTCGGCGGACGATCGAGCCTGCTGCACTACGTCGACGCGGGCGACGCCGGAATCGAGATCACCAAGGCGCATCCCGGCAGCCTGCCGCAGTTCATCACCGGCCGCTCCACGCTGCTGTCCAACCTCTTCCGCGACGAAGTCGCGCTGCGCGGTGCGCGTCTGGCCGCCGAGCGCATCACCTCCCGCGACGTGGAGCTGCGCACCGCGCGCGGCCTCGACACGGTGAACCTGGCGGTGGGCCTCGCGACCTGGCGACTGGGCGGGCTGGCCTGCTCGGCGCCTGTGCTGCTGCGACCGCTGGCGATCCGCCGCCACCACTCCGACTTCGAACTGAAGCTGCACGGATCGTTCACGATCAACCCCGAGCTGGTGCGCGCGGCCCGCGCCCACTTCGGCATCGAGCTCGACGGGCGGGCGCTGGCTGCGCTGGCCCACGACGGCGGCGTGTTCAAGCCGCAGCCGGTCATCGACCACCTGCGCGCGCTGACCGCGCGCATCCCCACCTTCACGGTGCAGCCGCGTCTGGTCGTGTCGACGTTCGCCGACGTCGGCTCGGCCATGGAAGCCGACCTCATCCACCTCGACCACCCGGTGCTGAACGCGCTCGCCGGTCACGCCGCCGACCGCGAGCAGGTCTCGGCGGTGCGGCCTCTGCCCAAGACCCTCGGCGCCGACGAGCGCTCGCCGGCGGCCGACACCCTGCTGCTGGACGCCGACGCCGAGCAGGAGGGCGTGCTCGCCCGCATCGCCGCCGGCCAGTCGCTCGTCGTGCACACCCTGCCCGGCACCGGCGGCACCCAGACCGTGATCAACGCCGTCGGCGCCCTCGTGCAGGAAGGCAAGCGCGTGCTCGTCGTGAGCGCGCGTCGCTCCACGCTCGAGGGCGTGCGCCACCGCCTCGCGGGGATCGGCCTGCCCGGACTCGCGGTCTCGCCGCGTCAACTGCACCGCGACCTCGTCCGCGCGATCGCTCGCAACGAGAAGGCGGAGCAGCCCAAGGTCGCCGACATCGACGACGCACTGGTGCGGCTGCGCAGCGTGCTGCGCGACTACCGCGGAGCACTCACCACGCGGCATCCCACCATCGGCGTCTCGCCGCTGGAAGCCCTGCGCACGCTCACCACGCTCGCCGCACGCACCCCGCAGCCGTCCACGAGCGCACGACTGGATCTCACGACGCTCGTGCGCCTGTCGACCCGCCGCGCCGAGGCGGCCGTCATGCTCTCGACCGCCGCACGGCTGGGGGAGTTCCGCTTCGGGCCCGACGACTCGCCCTGGTACGGCGTGAGCTTCGCCACGACCGACGAGGCGCGCAAGGCCCACGCGCTCAGCTCGCGGCTCCAGCGCACCGATGTGCCGCAGCTGCTCGAGCGCGGCTACGAGCTCATCGGCCAGACGCGCATGC is a genomic window containing:
- a CDS encoding solute symporter family protein, with amino-acid sequence MNEIFGAIDAAVDTVENNPILNISIFGAFVAVTLFIVIRASRNNKTAADYYAAGRSFTGPQNGFAISGDYLSAASFLGICGAIAINGYDGFLYSIGFLVAWLVALLLVAELMRNTGKFTMADVLSFRLKQAPVRMAAAITTLAVCFFYLLAQMAGAGGLVSLLLGIDDRIGQSIVVAVVGLLMILYVLIGGMKGTTWVQIVKAFLLIGGALGMTIWVLALYGFNFNSLLEAAVAASPAGEGVLGPGLQYGANPWDFISLALALVLGTAGLPHVLMRFYTVPTAKEARRSVVWAIWLIGLFYLLTLVLGYGAGALVTPEVIAAAPGGVNSAAPLLALELGGPILLGFISAVAFATILAVVAGLTITAAASFAHDIYANVVKKGKVAPDAEVKVARRTVVVIGVLSILGGIGVQGQNVAFLVALAFAVAASANLPTILYSLFWRKFTTRGAVWSMYGGLAAAVILIFLSPVFWGTETSVFKDTGAAIWPLNNPGIVSIPLGFFLGWLGTVTSRKREDPKLAAEMDVRSLTGFGAEKATNH
- a CDS encoding methylated-DNA--[protein]-cysteine S-methyltransferase translates to MTPTAYSVHPTPIGEALVVVSDEGLVALHILDTPAGDHLAALTIELGAVPEHDPAATAAVTAALEGYFAGIRRSFDLAIDWRLVHGFTRTTLQTVCEIPYGETTSYGDVAVAAGHPRAHRAVGSACARTPISIVIPAHRVVRADGSIGEYGGHPHAKRLLLDLEARAVAGDAAEGAVAGDAAEGAVAGDAGERAAADAAPSAAAGDGPRKAAGV